The following DNA comes from Pyxidicoccus trucidator.
AGGATGCTGGCGAGCAGCACGCCCCGGCCACGCGGGCTGGCATAGGCCACTGAGGACGGAGGCGCGGGGGTAGCGGGGGGCATGTGACGGAAGCGTGGGGATGAACGCTCCGGCTCGCCATGGCCACCGTCGCGAGGCCGTGGCTCCGGGAGCACTCGCGGGAGCACGGGCCCGGCTGCTCGGCCCCCGTGTCCGGATGAAGCCCGCGGCTGGCGTGCGTAGCGTGTGGAGAAGGCTCTTGTCTTCGTGGAGGTGGACCATGGCCGAGACCTGCGACCACGTGGAGATGGCGGGGAACCCGGAGGCCCGGACGAACGGCTGCGAGGAGTGTCTCAAGATGGGGGATGAGTGGGTGCACCTGCGGCGCTGCCTGTCGTGCGGCCACGTGGGGTGCTGTGACTCGTCCAAGAACAAGCACGCGACGAAGCACTTCCACCAGACGCAGCATCCCGTCATCCAGTCCTTCCAGCCGGGTGAAGCCTGGGTGTGGTGCTTCGTGGACGAGCTCTTCCTGGAGAACAGGCCCGCCCACCACGGGACACATCCGTAGTCGCCCGCGGTGGATGGAAAGGGCCCTCGCGAGGTGAGGCCCGGCACGCGGTGATGGAAGGACGACACCACCCAGGCACCGGGGGGCATTGCCGCGTCTGAGGCGACGCCGTTAGCTGGCGCGCTCAACCCTCACGAGGAGGCAGGCATGGCAGGCACGATTCTGGTGACCGGCGCGACAGGCACCATCGGTGGCGAGGTCACCCGGCAGCTCATCGCGGCGGGGGTCCGGCCGCGCCTCCTGGTGAGAGACCCGGCGAAGGCTCGCGAGTTCGAGGGCAAGGCGGACATCGTGAAGGGCGACCTGGGCGACCCCGCGTCACTGGAACGCGCGATGAAGGGTGTGGAGAAGTTGTTCCTCGTCGGGTCCGGCGTGGATGGGCAGGTGCTGGAAGCGAAGGCCGTCGACGCCGCGAAGAAGGCGGGCGTGCGGCACGTGGTGAAGCTGTCCGTGCTCGGCGCGGAGGAGGAGGCCATCACCTTCGCCCGCTGGCACCGGCCCGTGGAGAAGCAGGTGGAGGCGTCCGGCCTGGCGTGGACGCACCTGCGGCCCATCAACTTCATGAGCAACATGCTCGGCAACATCGGCAGCATCAAGGGCCAGGGGGCCTTCTACGAGCCCACGGGCGAGGGGAAGACGTCCGTCATCGACCCGGCGGACGTCGGCGCGGTCGCGGTGAAGGTCCTCACCGAGCCGGGCCACGAGGGCAAGGCGTACACCCTGACCGGACCCGAGGCGCTGTCCGGCGCGGAGCAGGCCGCCGCGCTCACGAAGGTGCTGGGGCGCGAGGTGAAGTGCGTGGACGTGCCGCCCGACGCCGCGAAGCAGGCCATGGCCGGCAGCGGGATGCCGCCGGTCTACGTGGACGCGCTGCTGGACCTGCTCGCGGCCATGAAGGCGGGCAGGACGGCCCGGGTGACGGACACCGTTCCGAAGCTGCTGGGCCGCAAGGCGGGCACCTTCGAGGACTGGGCACGGAGGCACGCCGCCGCGTTCAAGTGACGCGGAGCGGAGGCCCGCTCACGGGGGCTGGAGCTTGAACCGGCGCACGAGGTCCGCGTCACTCCCGTCTCCGCCGGGTTTGCCATCGGCGCCGAGGCTCGACACCTCGGCATGTCCGTCCTCCGCGACTGAGAAGATGTAGGGGGCTTCCCACGGGTCCACCGGCAGGACTTCCAGGACGCCCGCGTCCACGAGCGCCCCGAGCCCTTCTTCGCTGCCCGGAAGCCGGCCCTTCTGGCGGCCGTAGAGCTTGCAGGCCAGTTCGATGTTGCGGAGGTCCAGGTCGGCACGGTCCCGCCTCGACCCGCTCTCCCAATAGATGTGGAGCATCGGGACTCCCACCAACACCAGGCTGACGAGGCCAGCGGCGATGAGGAGGAGTACCTTGGCGGCTTCCCGGAGGGCGCGGCTCAGGGAACGTCTGGGCGGGGCGTCATGCATGGCGGACCTTCGCCGCGTCATTCAAGCTGCGTGCCCATGATGCGGCGGCTCGGAGCGCTCCGGGACTCCTGACGGGAGTCCGACAGGGTGACAATGCCAGGGGCCGGGGCCAGGTCATCCTGACGCGGATGACTCGTGCTCCCCGGTGACGGTGGCTCCCGCCCGGCTCGAGGCTCGGGGGCTGGAGCCA
Coding sequences within:
- a CDS encoding type II secretion system protein GspG translates to MHDAPPRRSLSRALREAAKVLLLIAAGLVSLVLVGVPMLHIYWESGSRRDRADLDLRNIELACKLYGRQKGRLPGSEEGLGALVDAGVLEVLPVDPWEAPYIFSVAEDGHAEVSSLGADGKPGGDGSDADLVRRFKLQPP
- a CDS encoding UBP-type zinc finger domain-containing protein; translation: MAETCDHVEMAGNPEARTNGCEECLKMGDEWVHLRRCLSCGHVGCCDSSKNKHATKHFHQTQHPVIQSFQPGEAWVWCFVDELFLENRPAHHGTHP
- a CDS encoding SDR family oxidoreductase, which codes for MAGTILVTGATGTIGGEVTRQLIAAGVRPRLLVRDPAKAREFEGKADIVKGDLGDPASLERAMKGVEKLFLVGSGVDGQVLEAKAVDAAKKAGVRHVVKLSVLGAEEEAITFARWHRPVEKQVEASGLAWTHLRPINFMSNMLGNIGSIKGQGAFYEPTGEGKTSVIDPADVGAVAVKVLTEPGHEGKAYTLTGPEALSGAEQAAALTKVLGREVKCVDVPPDAAKQAMAGSGMPPVYVDALLDLLAAMKAGRTARVTDTVPKLLGRKAGTFEDWARRHAAAFK